The Triticum aestivum cultivar Chinese Spring chromosome 7B, IWGSC CS RefSeq v2.1, whole genome shotgun sequence genome window below encodes:
- the LOC123160225 gene encoding uncharacterized protein, translated as MVAYFKDDPPCQKTHCTDVAVEQYNAQQQSDDKKVTRAVGVDSNMFILDQNDPLSYWHVYFKAYVGRNRYRCFAELSGEKGPELLRHCTAVNKASVVACSNCFGGIYHPPGVDFNGSPRLPPPNL; from the exons ATGGTGGCATACTTCAAGGATGATCCTCCTTGTCAGAAAACTCACTGCACTGATGTGGCGGTTGAGCAGTACAACGCACAACAGCAG AGTGATGATAAGAAGGTAACGCGTGCAGTTGGAGTTGACAGCAACATGTTTATATTGGACCAGAATGACCCGTTGAGCTATTGGCACGTGTACTTTAAAGCTTATGTGGGGAGAAACCGGTACAGGTGTTTTGCCGAGTTGAGTGGGGAAAAAGGACCCGAATTGCTCAGACATTGCACTGCCGTGAATAAAG CTTCTGTTGTGGCGTGCAGTAACTGCTTTGGAGGAATATACCACCCTCCCGGAGTAGATTTCAATGGTTCACCACGTCTTCCACCTCCAAACTTATAG